The Mycobacterium paragordonae genome includes a region encoding these proteins:
- the lepB gene encoding signal peptidase I: MTDTEDSSPEDLPSERRPDTGTPNAGKPETDPKAEAVPDPEAKSDPKAKPKKEKPEKRSTLRELTTLAVVAIVLYYVMLTFVARPYLIPSESMEPTLHGCSTCVGDRIMVDKITYRFSSPKPGDVIVFKGPPSWNVGYKSIRSPNTLLRWAQNALSFIGFVPPDENDLVKRVIAVGGQTVQCRADTGLTVNGKPVKEPYLDPSTMMADPSVYPCLGSEFGPVTVPQGRLWVMGDNRTHSADSRAHCPMQCTGDPMAGTVPVDNVIGKARFIVWPPKRWGGVGSIDPQQGQ; encoded by the coding sequence GTGACTGACACTGAGGATTCTTCTCCGGAGGACCTGCCCTCGGAGCGCCGGCCGGACACCGGCACGCCGAATGCCGGCAAGCCGGAGACCGACCCGAAGGCCGAGGCTGTCCCGGACCCCGAGGCGAAGTCGGACCCCAAGGCAAAGCCGAAGAAGGAAAAGCCGGAGAAGCGGTCGACCCTTCGGGAGCTCACCACGCTCGCCGTCGTCGCGATCGTTCTCTACTACGTGATGCTGACGTTCGTCGCGCGTCCGTACCTGATCCCGTCCGAATCGATGGAGCCCACGCTGCATGGCTGCTCCACGTGTGTCGGCGACCGCATCATGGTCGACAAGATCACCTACCGGTTCAGCTCGCCGAAACCGGGTGACGTCATCGTCTTCAAGGGACCGCCGTCGTGGAATGTGGGCTACAAGTCGATCCGGTCGCCCAACACCCTGCTGCGGTGGGCCCAGAACGCGCTGTCGTTCATCGGTTTTGTGCCACCCGACGAGAACGACTTGGTCAAGCGGGTGATCGCGGTCGGCGGGCAGACGGTGCAGTGTCGCGCGGACACCGGCCTGACGGTCAACGGCAAGCCGGTGAAGGAGCCGTACCTGGACCCGTCCACGATGATGGCCGATCCGTCGGTCTATCCGTGCCTGGGCAGTGAGTTCGGGCCTGTCACGGTGCCGCAGGGACGGTTGTGGGTGATGGGCGACAACCGCACCCACTCCGCAGATTCGCGCGCTCACTGCCCGATGCAGTGCACGGGTGACCCGATGGCGGGCACCGTCCCGGTCGACAACGTCATCGGCAAGGCCAGGTTCATCGTGTGGCCGCCGAAGCGATGGGGTGGTGTGGGTTCGATCGACCCTCAGCAGGGTCAGTAA
- a CDS encoding ribonuclease HII, translating into MATTWPPRTVIRKSSGLRTLESALYRSGLGPVAGVDEVGRGACAGPLVVAACVLGPGRLESLAALDDSKKLTEKARERLFPLIRRYALAYHVVIIPSTEVDRRGVHVANIEGMRRAVAGLSLRPGYVLSDGFRVPGLSVPSLPVIGGDAAAACIAAASVLAKVSRDRLMVAMDAEHPGYGFADHKGYSTPAHSRALAQLGPCPHHRYSFINVRRVATGGTVEFVAECPPDPLGPPGAPLDGDDFR; encoded by the coding sequence ATGGCCACGACCTGGCCACCGCGCACGGTGATTCGCAAGTCGTCCGGTCTGCGCACGCTGGAATCGGCGCTGTACCGCAGCGGTCTGGGCCCGGTCGCCGGGGTGGACGAGGTGGGTCGCGGAGCCTGCGCCGGGCCGCTGGTCGTGGCCGCGTGTGTGCTCGGTCCGGGACGCTTGGAAAGCCTTGCCGCTCTTGATGATTCGAAGAAGCTCACCGAGAAGGCCCGGGAGCGGCTGTTCCCGCTGATCCGCCGTTACGCGCTGGCCTATCACGTGGTGATCATCCCGTCGACCGAGGTGGACCGCCGCGGCGTGCACGTGGCCAACATTGAAGGCATGCGGCGCGCGGTGGCCGGCCTGTCGCTGCGGCCGGGATACGTGCTGAGCGACGGCTTCCGGGTGCCCGGCCTGTCGGTCCCTTCGCTGCCGGTGATCGGCGGTGACGCGGCGGCCGCCTGTATCGCCGCGGCCAGCGTGCTGGCGAAAGTCAGCCGGGACAGGCTGATGGTCGCCATGGACGCCGAACACCCCGGCTACGGCTTCGCCGACCACAAGGGCTACAGCACTCCCGCGCACAGCCGCGCGCTGGCTCAGCTGGGTCCGTGCCCGCACCATCGCTATTCGTTCATCAACGTGCGGCGGGTGGCGACGGGCGGCACAGTCGAGTTCGTGGCCGAATGCCCGCCGGATCCGCTGGGCCCTCCCGGGGCACCCCTTGATGGCGACGATTTCCGTTGA
- a CDS encoding DUF2469 domain-containing protein, which translates to MSAEDLEKYETEMELSLYREYKDIVGQFSYVVETERRFYLANSVEMVPRNADGEVYFELRLADAWVWDMYRPARFVKQVRVVTFKDVNIEEVEKPELRLPE; encoded by the coding sequence ATGAGTGCTGAGGATCTCGAGAAGTACGAAACCGAGATGGAGCTCTCGCTGTACCGCGAATACAAGGACATCGTCGGTCAGTTCAGCTATGTCGTGGAGACCGAGCGCCGCTTCTATCTCGCCAACAGCGTGGAGATGGTGCCGCGCAACGCCGACGGCGAGGTGTATTTCGAACTGCGGCTGGCCGACGCGTGGGTGTGGGACATGTACCGGCCGGCCCGCTTCGTCAAGCAGGTGCGGGTGGTCACGTTCAAAGACGTCAACATCGAAGAGGTCGAGAAGCCCGAACTGCGGCTGCCCGAATGA
- a CDS encoding GAF and ANTAR domain-containing protein — MADEPNAASAAPGALTADPATVFAALAEIIYQGSDVTQMYAAICVAATLVVPGCDHASLLVKRDDRYVTVGASSRLAHRVDDLERRSGDGPCIDAIEEETPQVEPDLTKPNQWPHFAARLVEETPVRGAMGFRLLIDKRKGAALNLFSETPNVFDSEAAGRAAVLASFASVAINAIAHGEDATSLRRGLLSNREIGKAVGMLMMLHDMNEDDAFDLLRRHSQGLNIKLADVARKVIESRGNLPDSEESS; from the coding sequence GTGGCCGACGAGCCCAACGCCGCGAGTGCAGCACCCGGTGCACTCACGGCTGACCCGGCAACGGTTTTCGCCGCACTTGCCGAGATCATCTACCAGGGTTCTGATGTGACCCAGATGTACGCCGCGATCTGTGTGGCGGCCACCCTGGTGGTGCCGGGCTGCGACCACGCGAGTCTGCTGGTCAAGCGCGACGATCGCTATGTGACGGTGGGCGCCAGTTCGCGGCTGGCGCACCGCGTCGACGACCTGGAACGCCGCTCCGGCGACGGCCCCTGCATCGATGCGATCGAAGAGGAAACGCCGCAGGTGGAACCCGACCTCACCAAGCCCAACCAGTGGCCGCACTTCGCCGCCCGGCTGGTCGAGGAGACGCCGGTGCGTGGCGCCATGGGGTTTCGGCTGCTGATCGACAAGCGCAAGGGCGCCGCACTGAACCTGTTCAGCGAAACGCCCAACGTCTTCGACTCGGAGGCGGCCGGGCGCGCCGCGGTGCTGGCGTCCTTCGCCAGCGTCGCCATCAACGCCATCGCCCACGGCGAGGACGCCACCAGCCTGCGCCGCGGGCTGCTGAGCAACCGGGAGATCGGCAAGGCCGTCGGCATGCTGATGATGCTGCACGACATGAACGAGGACGACGCCTTCGATCTGCTGCGCCGCCACTCCCAAGGCCTCAACATCAAGCTCGCCGACGTGGCCCGCAAGGTCATCGAGTCCCGCGGCAACCTTCCGGACTCGGAGGAGAGCTCCTAA
- a CDS encoding WS/DGAT/MGAT family O-acyltransferase, producing MQLIAPADSMFLVGESREHPMHVGALQLFQPPDGADEDFVTEAYESMLRCTDVQPTFSKHPAFFGPVTNLAWSHQREVELDYHFRRSALPRPGRVRELLELASRLHGSLLDRHRPLWEAHLVEGLNDGRYAVYTKFHHSLMDGVSALRLMQRAFTDNPDDDEVRVPWELKPRHRPSGQKSSPLDTLTDTVRSTAALAPSTLSLARAALLEQQLTFPFRAPKTMFNVRIGGARRIAAQSWPLERIHAVKSAANASFNDVVLAMSAGALRTYLIEQNALPDSPLIAMVPVSLRKEGEAESGGNAVGTVLCNLNTDVEDAGKRIQGISASMSEQKEVFNQLPKVQQLALSAFMTGGLFLGLIPGFIRTAPPPFNIVISNVPGSKEPLYWRGAKMVGNYPLSITLDGQAMNITVTNNAENLDFGLVGARGSVPHLQRMLSHLETSLKDLERAVGV from the coding sequence ATGCAGCTGATAGCACCGGCCGATTCCATGTTCCTGGTCGGCGAATCCCGCGAACACCCGATGCACGTCGGTGCGCTCCAGCTCTTCCAGCCACCGGACGGTGCCGACGAGGATTTCGTGACCGAGGCCTACGAGTCGATGCTGCGGTGTACTGACGTCCAGCCCACCTTCAGCAAGCACCCGGCGTTTTTCGGTCCGGTCACCAACCTCGCGTGGTCGCATCAGCGCGAGGTCGAACTCGACTACCACTTCCGGCGCTCCGCGCTGCCGCGCCCGGGCCGGGTGCGTGAGCTGCTCGAGTTGGCCTCCCGTCTGCACGGCAGCCTGCTCGATCGCCACCGGCCCCTGTGGGAAGCGCACCTGGTGGAGGGTCTCAACGACGGGCGCTACGCGGTGTACACCAAGTTCCACCACTCGCTGATGGACGGCGTGTCCGCACTTCGGTTGATGCAGCGCGCCTTCACGGACAATCCCGATGACGACGAGGTGCGGGTGCCGTGGGAGCTGAAGCCCCGCCACCGCCCAAGCGGCCAGAAGTCGTCGCCGCTGGACACGCTGACCGACACCGTGCGCTCCACGGCCGCCCTGGCGCCGTCGACCTTGTCACTGGCTCGCGCGGCGCTGCTGGAACAGCAACTGACCTTCCCGTTCCGGGCGCCCAAGACGATGTTCAACGTCCGAATCGGCGGTGCCCGTCGCATCGCCGCCCAGTCGTGGCCACTGGAGCGCATCCATGCGGTCAAGTCCGCCGCCAACGCGTCCTTCAACGACGTCGTGCTGGCCATGTCGGCCGGCGCACTTCGGACCTACCTGATCGAACAGAACGCCCTGCCGGACAGCCCGCTGATCGCGATGGTGCCGGTGAGCCTACGCAAGGAAGGCGAAGCCGAGAGTGGCGGGAACGCGGTGGGCACCGTGCTGTGCAACCTGAACACCGACGTCGAGGATGCGGGCAAGCGCATCCAGGGCATCAGCGCATCGATGAGCGAGCAGAAGGAGGTGTTCAACCAACTGCCCAAGGTTCAGCAACTCGCGCTGTCCGCGTTCATGACCGGCGGACTTTTCCTCGGACTGATTCCCGGGTTCATCCGGACCGCGCCGCCACCGTTCAATATCGTGATCTCCAACGTGCCCGGCTCCAAAGAGCCGTTGTACTGGCGGGGGGCAAAGATGGTCGGCAACTACCCGCTGTCGATTACCTTGGACGGTCAGGCGATGAACATCACGGTGACCAACAACGCCGAGAATCTCGACTTCGGACTGGTCGGGGCCAGAGGCAGTGTGCCGCATCTGCAGCGCATGCTGAGTCACCTGGAGACATCTCTGAAAGATCTCGAACGCGCCGTCGGCGTGTGA
- a CDS encoding NAD-dependent epimerase/dehydratase family protein — MGRTVAVTGPTGEIGISAVTALEREPAISKIIGMARRPFDPLTRGWTKTTYMQGDILDREAVDALVADADVVVHLAFIIMGSREESERVNLQGTRNVFEAAVAAQKESGQPRRLVYTSSVAAYGYHSDNPVPLTEDVPTRGSAEHYYSAQKSACEAVLAEITADSPLEVFVLRPCIVTGPEAPALADAMPWNQLPAPLRAVSKVLQKLKPVIPDPGVPLQLVHHDDVAAAIALAAVAPAPPGAYNIAGNGVVTISDVAKALGGRPVRVPAAAASAASAAISHLPFVPSLLEWLHVARASVVMDTTRAQRELGWHPTHTSAEALESLASAV, encoded by the coding sequence ATGGGACGCACTGTCGCCGTGACCGGTCCAACCGGGGAGATCGGCATATCGGCTGTTACAGCTTTGGAGCGCGAACCGGCGATCAGCAAGATCATCGGGATGGCGCGCCGGCCGTTCGACCCCCTGACGCGGGGTTGGACGAAGACCACGTACATGCAGGGCGACATCCTGGATCGGGAGGCGGTCGACGCGCTGGTCGCTGATGCCGACGTGGTGGTCCACCTGGCTTTCATCATCATGGGGTCCCGCGAGGAGAGCGAACGGGTCAACCTGCAGGGCACCCGCAATGTGTTCGAGGCCGCGGTGGCCGCGCAGAAGGAGTCCGGGCAGCCGCGGCGTCTGGTCTATACCTCGTCGGTGGCGGCCTACGGCTACCACTCCGACAACCCGGTTCCGCTCACTGAGGACGTGCCGACGCGGGGTTCTGCCGAGCATTACTACTCGGCGCAGAAATCGGCGTGCGAGGCCGTGCTGGCCGAAATCACCGCGGATTCGCCGCTGGAAGTGTTTGTGTTGCGGCCCTGCATTGTCACCGGCCCCGAGGCGCCCGCTCTGGCCGACGCGATGCCGTGGAACCAGCTACCCGCGCCACTGCGGGCGGTGTCGAAGGTGCTGCAGAAACTCAAGCCGGTGATCCCGGATCCGGGCGTCCCGCTGCAACTGGTGCACCACGACGACGTCGCCGCCGCCATAGCGCTGGCGGCGGTGGCCCCGGCCCCGCCGGGTGCGTACAACATCGCCGGTAACGGGGTGGTGACGATCAGCGACGTGGCCAAGGCTCTGGGCGGCCGACCGGTGCGAGTCCCGGCGGCCGCGGCCTCGGCGGCGTCGGCGGCGATCTCCCATCTGCCGTTCGTCCCGTCCCTGCTGGAATGGCTGCACGTGGCGCGCGCATCGGTGGTCATGGACACCACCCGAGCCCAGCGTGAACTCGGTTGGCACCCGACCCACACTTCGGCGGAGGCACTGGAGTCGTTGGCGTCGGCGGTGTAA
- the fdhD gene encoding formate dehydrogenase accessory sulfurtransferase FdhD produces the protein MRHLTARRRVKHLAGAEATIRQETLAVEEPLEIRLNGTPSTVTMRTPGSDFELAQGFLLTEGIIAQREDVHAIRYCEGRDDDGANSYNVLDVTLAASVEMPSLDVTRNFYTTSSCGVCGKASLEAVRLISRHAPGDDPMTVPAAALRAMPDRLRGAQKVFAATGGLHAAALFDADGTMLAVREDIGRHNAVDKVIGWAMERGRVPLAASVLLVSGRASFELTQKALMAGIPVLAAVSAPSSLAVALAEESGITLVAFLREDSMNVYSRADRVK, from the coding sequence GTGCGGCACCTGACCGCGCGGCGGCGGGTCAAGCATCTGGCCGGCGCCGAGGCGACCATCCGTCAGGAGACCCTGGCCGTCGAAGAGCCGCTCGAGATCCGCCTCAACGGCACACCGAGCACCGTCACCATGCGTACGCCGGGTTCGGATTTTGAACTCGCGCAAGGGTTTCTGCTCACCGAGGGGATCATCGCGCAGCGCGAGGACGTGCACGCGATCCGCTACTGCGAGGGCCGCGACGACGACGGCGCCAACAGCTACAACGTGCTCGATGTGACGCTGGCGGCGAGCGTCGAAATGCCAAGCCTGGATGTCACCCGCAACTTCTACACCACCTCGTCGTGCGGGGTCTGCGGAAAGGCTTCGCTGGAGGCGGTGCGGCTGATCAGCCGGCATGCGCCCGGAGACGATCCGATGACCGTCCCCGCGGCGGCGCTGCGGGCGATGCCGGACCGCCTCCGCGGCGCGCAGAAGGTCTTTGCCGCCACCGGCGGGTTGCACGCCGCGGCCCTGTTCGACGCGGACGGGACCATGCTCGCCGTCCGCGAGGACATCGGCCGGCACAACGCCGTCGACAAGGTCATCGGCTGGGCGATGGAGCGCGGCCGGGTGCCGCTGGCCGCGTCGGTGTTGCTGGTCAGCGGGCGTGCATCGTTCGAGTTGACGCAAAAGGCCCTGATGGCCGGCATCCCGGTGCTGGCCGCCGTCTCCGCGCCGTCGTCGCTGGCTGTCGCGTTGGCCGAGGAGTCCGGGATCACGCTGGTGGCGTTCCTGCGGGAGGACTCGATGAACGTCTACAGCAGGGCGGACCGGGTTAAGTGA
- a CDS encoding deoxyribodipyrimidine photolyase — MLHEMVLAAQSNPEAAGFILRGIKGIFVAIGSVIAAVICAVVASMKGRSALFWGILGLFFSIFTLIVVIIIPSKKT; from the coding sequence ATGCTGCATGAAATGGTGTTAGCCGCGCAGAGCAATCCCGAGGCAGCGGGATTCATCCTGCGCGGTATCAAAGGGATCTTCGTCGCGATAGGCAGCGTCATCGCGGCCGTCATCTGCGCCGTGGTCGCGTCGATGAAGGGACGCAGCGCCCTGTTCTGGGGGATCCTCGGTTTGTTCTTCAGCATCTTCACGCTGATCGTCGTCATCATCATCCCCAGCAAGAAGACCTAG
- a CDS encoding YraN family protein, translating into MTTPTPMTRTQLGALGEQLAVDHLTRHGLEILGRNWRCRYGELDLIACEKASHTVVFVEVKTRTGDAYGGLAEAVTDNKVRRLRRLAGLWLAGQDERWAAIRIDVIGVRIGRRPAPELSHLKGVG; encoded by the coding sequence ATGACCACCCCGACCCCGATGACGCGAACACAGCTGGGAGCGCTGGGCGAACAGCTGGCCGTCGACCATCTGACCCGCCACGGGCTTGAGATACTCGGTCGCAACTGGCGCTGCCGATACGGCGAACTCGATTTGATTGCCTGCGAGAAAGCAAGTCACACAGTAGTTTTCGTTGAAGTGAAGACCCGCACCGGCGACGCTTACGGGGGGCTGGCCGAGGCGGTGACCGATAATAAAGTGCGCCGGTTGCGTCGCCTGGCCGGGCTCTGGCTGGCCGGTCAGGACGAACGTTGGGCGGCGATCCGCATCGACGTGATCGGGGTGCGGATCGGTCGCCGGCCGGCTCCGGAACTCAGCCACCTCAAAGGTGTCGGCTGA
- a CDS encoding YifB family Mg chelatase-like AAA ATPase encodes MALGHAFSVAVQGLEGQIVEIEADIASGLPGVYLVGLPDAALQESRNRVRAAVNNSGNEWPMVRLTLALSPATLPKMGSVYDIALAAAVLAAQRKKSWDRLAKTVLLGELSLDGRVRPVRGVLPAVLAAKREGWPSVVVPADNLAEASLVDGIDVWGVRTLRQLQGWLSGSTELDRRIAASAHVDEPPADLADVVGQSQARFAVEVAAAGAHHLMLTGPPGVGKTMLAQRLPGLLPPLSDSESLEVTAIHSVAGLLSADTPLLRRPPFVAPHHNSTVAALVGGGSGMARPGAVSRAHRGVLFLDECAEISVSVLEALRTPLEDGEIRLARRDGVACYPARFQLVLAANPCPCAPADPQDCVCAGAVKRRYLGKLSGPLLDRVDLRVQMNPVRAGAFGVAAGESTAQVRQRVAAARDAAVARWRPYGFRTNAEVNGPLLRRKFRPSSAAMKPVRKALDDGVLSIRGVDRTLRVAWSLADLAGRTSPGLSEVATALSFRQMGARR; translated from the coding sequence ATGGCGCTGGGACATGCCTTCTCGGTCGCCGTGCAGGGCCTGGAGGGCCAGATCGTGGAGATCGAAGCCGACATCGCCTCGGGGTTGCCCGGGGTGTACCTGGTAGGCCTGCCTGACGCGGCACTGCAGGAGTCACGAAACCGGGTGCGCGCCGCGGTCAACAACTCCGGCAACGAGTGGCCGATGGTGCGACTGACGCTGGCGCTGTCGCCCGCCACGCTGCCGAAGATGGGTTCGGTCTACGACATCGCCCTGGCTGCGGCGGTGCTTGCGGCGCAACGGAAGAAGTCGTGGGATCGGCTGGCGAAAACGGTGCTGCTGGGGGAGTTGTCGCTGGACGGCCGGGTACGGCCGGTGCGCGGGGTACTGCCCGCTGTGCTGGCCGCCAAGCGAGAAGGCTGGCCGTCAGTGGTCGTCCCGGCCGACAACCTGGCCGAGGCCAGTCTGGTCGACGGCATCGACGTCTGGGGCGTGCGCACACTGAGGCAGCTGCAGGGCTGGCTCAGCGGATCGACCGAATTGGATCGACGGATCGCCGCGTCGGCTCACGTCGACGAGCCGCCGGCCGATCTCGCCGACGTGGTGGGTCAGTCGCAGGCCCGGTTCGCTGTCGAGGTGGCCGCCGCCGGGGCTCATCACCTGATGCTGACCGGGCCGCCCGGCGTAGGCAAAACGATGCTCGCGCAACGGCTTCCGGGCCTGTTGCCACCGTTGTCAGACAGCGAATCGCTGGAAGTGACCGCGATCCACTCCGTCGCGGGATTGTTGTCCGCCGATACCCCGTTGTTGAGGCGGCCGCCGTTTGTCGCGCCGCATCACAATTCCACCGTCGCAGCACTCGTCGGCGGTGGCTCGGGAATGGCCCGTCCGGGTGCGGTCAGCCGCGCACACCGCGGCGTCCTGTTCCTCGACGAGTGCGCGGAGATCAGCGTCAGTGTGTTGGAAGCGCTGCGAACACCGTTGGAGGACGGCGAGATTCGCCTTGCCCGCCGCGACGGCGTGGCCTGCTACCCGGCGCGATTCCAGCTGGTGCTGGCCGCCAACCCCTGCCCGTGCGCACCGGCGGATCCGCAAGACTGCGTCTGCGCGGGAGCGGTCAAGCGCCGCTATCTGGGCAAGCTGTCCGGCCCACTGCTGGACCGGGTGGACCTGCGGGTGCAGATGAACCCGGTGCGAGCGGGCGCGTTCGGGGTGGCCGCCGGGGAATCGACGGCGCAGGTGCGCCAGCGGGTGGCGGCGGCCCGGGACGCGGCCGTCGCACGTTGGCGCCCATACGGTTTCCGTACCAACGCCGAAGTCAACGGACCGCTGCTGCGCCGCAAGTTCCGGCCCAGCAGCGCGGCGATGAAGCCGGTGCGCAAGGCGTTGGACGACGGAGTGCTCAGCATCCGGGGCGTGGACCGCACCCTGCGGGTCGCATGGAGTCTGGCCGATCTGGCCGGCCGTACCTCACCCGGGTTGTCCGAGGTTGCGACCGCGCTGAGCTTCCGGCAGATGGGAGCGCGGCGATGA
- the dprA gene encoding DNA-processing protein DprA yields the protein MNDEAILRAWAYLSRVAEPPCAELAALVNSVGPQEAAERVRRGLVDDELLRLTAARREIDQAAADLEVLRRRGGRLVTPDDDEWPVLAFAAFDGTRSKNTMPMVLWAAGPARLDEVSTRAAALVGTRAATAYGEHVTHELATGLAQHDVAVVSGGAYGIDGAAHRAALAADGITVAVLAGGLDIPYPAGHSALLHRIGQHGLVCTEYPPGVRPARFRFLTRNRLVAALSGAAVVVEAGLRSGAANTAAWARSLGRVVAAVPGPATSSASAGCHVLLRNGAELVTRYQEIIELVGHIGELAPDEPRPTTSLDGLGEAERRVYEALPGRGAAAVDEIAVAAGLPPEHVLGPLALLELSGLAECRDGCWRIVRKRRGQARLV from the coding sequence ATGAACGACGAAGCCATCCTGCGCGCCTGGGCGTACCTCTCGCGAGTCGCCGAACCACCCTGCGCCGAGCTGGCCGCCCTGGTGAACAGTGTCGGGCCGCAGGAGGCGGCCGAGCGGGTCCGGCGCGGCCTGGTCGACGATGAGCTGCTGCGGCTCACCGCCGCGCGTCGCGAAATCGACCAGGCCGCAGCAGATCTCGAAGTGCTCCGGCGCCGGGGCGGCCGACTGGTCACCCCCGATGACGACGAGTGGCCGGTGCTTGCGTTCGCCGCGTTCGACGGCACCCGGTCCAAGAACACGATGCCGATGGTGTTGTGGGCTGCCGGCCCCGCGCGCCTCGATGAGGTGAGCACGCGCGCGGCCGCACTCGTGGGTACCCGGGCCGCGACGGCATACGGCGAGCATGTCACCCACGAACTGGCCACCGGCCTGGCACAACACGATGTCGCGGTGGTCTCCGGGGGCGCCTACGGCATCGACGGGGCTGCTCACCGCGCGGCTCTGGCCGCCGACGGAATCACCGTGGCGGTCCTGGCCGGCGGGCTCGACATCCCGTACCCGGCTGGTCATTCGGCACTGCTGCACCGCATCGGCCAACACGGTCTGGTGTGCACCGAATATCCGCCCGGCGTGCGCCCGGCGCGATTCCGGTTCTTGACCCGCAACCGCCTGGTGGCCGCCCTGTCCGGGGCGGCGGTAGTGGTGGAGGCGGGATTGCGCAGTGGGGCCGCCAACACCGCCGCCTGGGCGCGGTCGTTGGGCCGGGTGGTCGCGGCGGTGCCCGGGCCGGCGACGTCGTCGGCGTCTGCGGGGTGCCATGTGCTGCTGCGCAACGGCGCGGAACTGGTCACCCGCTACCAGGAAATCATCGAGTTGGTGGGTCACATCGGCGAGCTCGCGCCCGACGAGCCGCGGCCCACCACCAGCCTGGACGGCCTGGGTGAGGCGGAGCGGCGGGTCTACGAGGCGTTGCCCGGCCGGGGCGCGGCCGCGGTCGACGAGATCGCCGTCGCGGCCGGCCTGCCCCCGGAACACGTGCTGGGGCCGCTCGCTCTGCTGGAGTTGAGCGGTCTGGCCGAGTGCCGCGACGGGTGCTGGCGGATTGTGCGGAAACGGCGTGGCCAGGCCCGGCTCGTATAG
- a CDS encoding siderophore-interacting protein, with amino-acid sequence MAGRPVQAFEVVGTEQLTPHMVRVVLGSNNFDAFVPSKFTDSYVKLVFVAQDIDVAALPQPLTIDSFAGLPPEKRPPVRTITVRRVDEDAGQITVDIAVHGEHGVAGQWAATAQSGQPIYLMGPSGAYAPDPAADWHLLAGDEAALPAIAAALEALPDSAVGMAFIEVAGPDDEVPLTAPDGVEINWVYRGGRADLVPEERAGDHAPLIEAVKTARWLPGQVQVFIHGEAQAVMHNLRPYIRKERGVDAQWAASISGYWRRGRTEETFRQWKKELAAAESSEQ; translated from the coding sequence GTGGCAGGCCGGCCAGTACAGGCTTTCGAAGTGGTGGGCACCGAGCAGCTCACGCCGCACATGGTGCGAGTGGTGCTCGGCAGCAACAACTTCGACGCGTTTGTGCCCAGCAAGTTCACCGACTCCTACGTCAAATTGGTGTTCGTCGCCCAGGACATCGACGTGGCCGCGCTGCCGCAGCCGCTGACGATCGACAGCTTTGCCGGCCTGCCGCCGGAAAAGCGCCCACCGGTGCGCACCATCACCGTCCGCCGCGTCGACGAAGACGCCGGGCAGATCACGGTGGATATCGCGGTGCACGGCGAACACGGCGTCGCGGGTCAGTGGGCCGCCACCGCCCAATCGGGCCAGCCGATCTACCTGATGGGCCCCAGCGGCGCCTACGCGCCGGACCCGGCCGCCGACTGGCACCTGCTCGCCGGTGATGAGGCAGCGCTCCCGGCGATCGCCGCCGCACTGGAAGCGCTGCCGGACTCAGCGGTCGGGATGGCGTTCATCGAGGTGGCCGGGCCCGATGACGAAGTACCGCTGACCGCCCCGGACGGCGTGGAGATCAACTGGGTGTACCGCGGCGGGCGAGCGGACCTGGTGCCCGAAGAACGCGCCGGCGATCACGCGCCGCTGATCGAAGCGGTCAAAACCGCGCGTTGGCTGCCCGGTCAGGTGCAGGTCTTCATCCACGGCGAGGCGCAGGCCGTCATGCACAACCTGCGGCCCTACATCCGCAAAGAGCGGGGTGTCGATGCCCAGTGGGCGGCCTCGATCTCCGGTTACTGGCGGCGCGGGCGCACCGAAGAGACGTTCCGGCAGTGGAAGAAAGAGCTGGCCGCGGCGGAGTCCTCGGAGCAGTAG